A part of Augochlora pura isolate Apur16 chromosome 1, APUR_v2.2.1, whole genome shotgun sequence genomic DNA contains:
- the S-cup gene encoding spermiogenesis-related protein stanley-cup, whose product MSRFMQPLEMSPDGNPRTKRMMTYGRHMTVLTATELGMRKRNGTGANEEVVILPGYNVTTSSTGTASKTSHFETDLHGNVNVLLGGAMLSAVIIVVALMCYCCHKSIRKNRPQECQQYWRPEPDVHSLEVFTTEAHAACCERQSAIDGNREDSIYGLQSCPVTPNSGPGPPPTYDSLIFDHRSLPASIEKKFDGPDTPGTIIPSMVSSLLGLSATPVRSAEQNESTEQETLAGVDEGLPSYETALKLNANGYV is encoded by the exons ATGTCACGCTTCATGCAACCTTTGGAAATGTCCCCGGACGGGAATCCACGGACAAAAAG GATGATGACCTACGGGAGACACATGACGGTGTTGACGGCGACGGAGCTCGGTATGCGCAAACGGAACGGGACAGGTGCCAACGAGGAAGTGGTCATCTTGCCGGGATACAACGTCACGACGTCGTCGACCGGCACGGCAAGCAAGACCAGCCATTTCGAGACAGATCTACATGGAAATGTCAACGTTCTTCTGGGCGG AGCGATGCTAAGCGCCGTGATTATAGTCGTCGCATTGATGTGCTATTGCTGCCATAAGAGTATCAGAAAGAACCGGCCGCAGGAATGCCAACAATATTGGAGACCGGAGCCGGACGTGCACAGCCTGGAAGTGTTCACCACGGAAGCGCACGCCGCG TGCTGCGAGCGACAATCGGCGATAGACGGGAACCGCGAGGACAGCATATACGGTCTGCAATCGTGCCCTGTGACCCCGAACTCCGGTCCCGGACCACCGCCGACCTACGACAGCTTGATCTTCGATCATCGCAGTCTACCAGCTAGCATCGAGAAGAAGTTCGACGGGCCGGACACACCCGGCACCATCATTCCATCCATGGTGTCGTCGCTTCTCGGGCTGTCGGCTACACCCGTGAGATCCGCGGAACAAAACGAGTCCACGGAACAAGAAACCCTTGCCGGCGTCGACGAGGGTCTGCCTTCTTACGAGACCGCGTTGAAACTGAACGCGAACGGTTACGTGTAA